Part of the Schistocerca cancellata isolate TAMUIC-IGC-003103 chromosome 9, iqSchCanc2.1, whole genome shotgun sequence genome is shown below.
tgcaacaccactgtgttctaggcggtggaattccaacaccagaaaaatcctctgttctaaggaataaaccatgttgtctacagcacacttgcacgttgtgaacaacacacgcttacagcagaaagacgacgtacagaatggcgcacccacagactgcgttgtcttctatatctttcacatcacttgcagcgccatctcttgttgaaaattgtaactactgtaatttcgaaagtttgtccgcctgaaaatgtactgttgtcccaagcatattgcaacaaacggtgtatttctatcgctgctcgtttagtttttattgccgtttcaaatataccggtcatttttgaaacaccctgtatatatatatatatatatatatatatatatatatatatatatatatatatatatatgtcgagaTCTCCTCTAAAACCAATGGATTGGTCATAACAAAGTCTGGTATACAAACAGTGAACTTCATGAGAATCAGCATTGTGGGGTCCTGGTTGCTTCAATAAGAAAGGGGATGTGGGAAAACATGTTGTTCTGCCCCTGCCATATAGTTGTCCTGCATGACAGATGTGTTTCTGGGAGAGTAGTATCGTCCTGTGTATCGACTTGCTCTGAagagcagcctacatgtcagtgcACAACAAacggtttggctcaaatggctctgagcactatgggacttaacatctgaggtcatcagtcccctagaacttagaactacttaaacctaactaacctaaggacatcacacacatccatgcctgaggcaggattcgtacctgcaaccgtagcaattgcgtggttccagactgaagtgcctagaaccgctcgaccacagcggccggcaacaaacgGTTTCCCAGGCCAGAGATATATACAGTCCTGCACAACAGGTGTATTGGCATGACTTATCGACCGGCTTTGCAGGGCAGGATACAAGTCAAGACTAAAAAACAGTTTTCAGTTTCCTGATGTATAGGCTGCCTTGCACAACAGTGATGTTGTGGGGATAGTATTGGCCTGctccataaactttttgcacaggaGCTAATGCTCCAGTAACCAATCAGGGAAATGGTCAGGAAGAAGGAGAGGAGAAGGTGATTGATATGGAGAGGTGGACACAAGGAGATGTATAGTGAGAGGGGGTAGAAGTAGATGAACAGAGAACGGTAGGAAGAAATGAACAAATAAACAGATGGTcagaaagggagaggaggagattggcACAGAGTGGATTAGGAGGAGATAGGCACAGAGTGGGGTAGAAGGAAGGGGCAGTGagaggggagaagaagatggaATGAGAAGAGGGCCAGCGGAGATGGGAAGAGGAGATGGTGAGAGGAGCAAATCGAGAGACATAGGAAGAAGGACGAATTTTTCATACAGAGGACAAAAGGAGATGGCCAGAGGGGAAGGGGGATGAGGAGTTGGACCAAGTATGAGGGGAGTAGGAGGTGTATGCAATGTAAGTGTCAAAATGCATATGTGggcaaattaataaatttaattgaaGTTACATGTTTTGTCACAGAAGCCGTACTCTAGAAGCCTATCAGGGGATAGTATGGTCCACTGTTTCCTCATTGTCTTAAAACaggaactaacaaaactgtaatgctGTGTCCAAACCTACACGTGGCAACTACCCTTGGTCGGAAATGACCGTCAATTGTTTTGTGTGACGTCAGATTCCAGATAAAACATGTAAAATGTTTCGAATAACAATAAAACGATCATGGCTGTAAGACCTATAAATTTTACATTGCATTCAACGTAAGCAAAATGAATTTGTAAAAGTAATGAAATATATGTTGAAGAACCTGGCAGTTAGGAACCGGTAGCGGCTTTATTCGGCtagaatacaatactggccattaaaattgctacaccacgaagatgacgtgctacagacgcgaaatttaaccaacaggaagaagatgctttgatatgcaaatgatcagcttttcagagcattcacacaaggttgacgccggtggcgacacctacaacgtgctgacatgaggaaagtttccaaccgatttctcatacacaaacagcagttgaccggcgttgcctggtgaaacgttgttgtgatgcctcgtgtaaggaggagaaatgcgtaccatcacgtttccgactgtgataaaggtcggattgtagcctatcgcgattgcggtttatcgtatcgcgacattgctgctcgagttggtcgagatccaatgactgttagcagaatatggaatcggtgggttcaggagggtaatatggaacgccgtgctggatcccaacggcctcgtatcactagcagtagagataacaggcatcttatccgcattgctgtaacggaccgtgcagccacgtcgcgatccctgagtcaagagatggggacgtttgcaagacaacaaccatctgcaccaacagttcgacgacgtttgcagtagcatggactatcagctcagagaccatggctgcggttacccttgacgctgcatcccagacaggagcgcctgcgatggtgtactcaacgacgaacctgggtgcacgaatggaaaaaagtcattttttctgatgaatccaggttctgtttacagcatcatgatggtcgcatccgtgtttggcgacatcgcggtgaacgcacattggaagcttgtattcgtcatcgccatactgtagcatcacctggcgtgatggtatggggtgctattggttacacgtctcggtcacctcttgttcgcattgacggcactttgaacagtggacgttacatttcagatgtgttatgacccgtagctctacccttcattcgatccctgcgaaaccccacattttagcaggataatgcacgatcgcatgttgcaagtcctgtacgggcctttctggatacagaaaatgttcgactgctgccctggccagcacattctccagatctctcaccaattgaaaacgtctggtcaatggtggccgagcaacgtgctcgtcacaatacgccagtcactactcttgatgaactgtggtatcttattgaagctgcatgggcagagctgtccctgtacacgccatccaagttctgtttgactcaatgcccaggcgtatcaaggccgttattacggccagaggtggttgttctgggtactgatttctcaggatctatgcacccaaattgcgtgaaaatgtaatcacttgtcagttctagtataatatatttgtccatgaatacccttttatcgtctgcatttcttgttggtgtagcaattttcatgtctAGTAGTGTAAATGGAATGGTTAATAGTGGCTGTTTACCATGTTTTACTCTTTTTAAGAATCGACTTGtaataataaatttgttttttgttatgCTTAATGGATGTTGGCAGCTGCCCCTTTTAAAcccccgcccctctcccttcaAGGAGAGCCACGCTCGAGACGCATGGAGCGAGGACTGAGGAGAGCGCGCGCGCCGTGCTGTGTTGCAGGTGAAGATCTGGTTCCAGAACCGGCGCATGAAGTGGCGCAACTCCAAGGAGCGCGAGCTGCTGGCGAGCGGAGGCTCCCGCGAGCAGACGCTGCCCAACAAGAACAACCCGCACCCCGACCTCAGCGACGCCGAGGCCGACCGCCCCCGCCTCGACctgtcgccgcccccgccgcccccgcagcagcagcagcagcagcagcagcagcagccggggGCCAGCAGGCCGCTCCCGGACGAGGAACTCACGCCCCCggaagacgacgatgacgacgaggaAATCAACGTCACGTGACAAGAGGGAACGTCAACTTAAACCGCCACGGACAGCACGCGCACCAAAACGCCCTAGAGGCGCTATCGGACACACCTCGCCCTCAATAAAAACGCTGTTAGTATCTGAATTTTCCCGAAATCGACGTGTTAGCACTGTTGACGAGACTGCAGACGAACACTCGTTCACCTGAGAACTGTACATGTCTcgcagtgaaattaaaaaaaaagaaaagataagtcACTCGCCCAACTGGTTCACCCTGGTGTCAACCATTCACATCACCAAGGCACACATACATAAGCCAGAGGAAataatatataaatgatctgaaaGCTATGTTTCACCTTGTTACAGACATTTGGTCAGCTTTCAGTATACATAAGCTATGTGATCCATGTGAAACTATTCTGTTAGTGAGATAGCGAGTCGCGAGAGAAACAAGGACGGCAATCCTCCTCATGTTCACTTTTCCTTTTGGAGCAACTGCTGCTGCGTACAAGAGCAAACGCTAATTTGTTGACTGTAAATGGTTCTCTTTTGTTTACACGCAGGCCTCGAGCGCGACCCACACTTCCCTCCTTCCCGAGACTCCATCGCTGACGTCATTCAGTGCCACAGAAGAAATTTAACAGTTATTAATGTGCGAGTGCTATTTTCAGACTGGCTTCCTAACACAATATCGTTAGTGGGACAATCAGATAGAATGTTGAAAACAAGTGCTTCGCTTCAGGTTGACATTACCCCTTCGATACCAGTGACTTTTTTTATCGGGAGATGCGATAGGATCGAGTTCTTAAGATTCGCAGAATCAACGGTATGCCTGAAAAAGTACTGAAAATATCTTCTCCGACAAAGTGGCCATGTGTTCCCGGATGTTGAAAGGCGGTTGCCTCTTTAAAGAAACAAATCACTAATTTCCGTGTTTTCGATTAAATTCGGTTGTCTGTAAATCCATTTTTTCCAAAAATAGGAGTAAATGAAAGACTGTTTCATACTGTTTATTGGATAATTGTCTCTTTCTTTGTAATTCTGTGAACCGATACTACTGATTTTTGTACCTGATCCTTCCGGTAGGTTAATAAATCATTTAACGCTGTTTATATTTTCGGTGATAAGCACATTTTTGTTATAGGTACTAACATATGTGATGTACGGGTCAGATTTTTCATTGTGTACCGACACTCCTCATTTATAATAGAAACTCTGGAATGTCCCATTTATTCAACTGATTTTAAGTACTCGCAACAGTCACTGAATCAAATGGACGTATCCAATGCATTAAATGAAGAGTGGCTCGCTCTGTCTTAATCATTTCGAAAAGTGTTACTCGAATGGGACTATCCAACTCTTTACAATATACTTGTATGTTAGCCCCACAGTCTCGTGGGAGAAGCTAAGTTGAGTTTGGAAGGAATAAGCAGAGAGTTATCGTAAGCTGTTCTTTTTAGTCGACATGCGATACGTGCTTCGGTAACACAATTTGGAGGCCACTTCGCGATGAAAGTGAGTATCCGGAGGTTAAATCTTTCAAATACAATCATTTCCAGTAACTTTCGGCTCAGAATTTTAGTTCTGCCAGATGCTGTATTTCAGTATACGTCCCAGTATCTCCGTTCTTTAAAACTGCAGCATCGAAACTACCTATGAGTAGAGTACTGTATCAATGACCTATTAAACGTAGTAGTCAAGAGACACATTTTACCAAACCCTAAAATGTCCGTCCCACATATTATACTACAAGCACACAAATGCTTCTATCAACAGTTGTCTATTGATGAATACAAGAAAATGATGCCATTGTCATCTTCTTCTGACAACCAAGTGCAATAGTAGAAGCTGCTGTGTTACAGTTCGACCTGTTTCCGGCTTCCAAAGTGCAGCACGACTGGATATAAACTATGAAGGTAAGCCTGCGCCCGTATTAATGTTACGCATGCCCTCCAGGCTTCCTCGAGTAGTGGCCGTGGACACTGGTCCGACTGTTCGGCGATACATATGCTGAAGATCGTCTTGCAAAACACTGTGAAAGCCGCTGATGTACTGTCGTTACAGAGTGTAATCTAATCTTCTGTTGTATATTTACGCAAAAATAAATTATAGTCCACACCGATTTGTAGCATCCTTACTGTTACATCATTGTTTCCTCCCGTTATCCACCCATTACCGTAATTTAAATTTCTTCCCGCAATTACTATCTCTCCTTGCTTTATATTTCAGCCAAAGGTATTCACGGGCGGCATAGCAGCTGGTATTGAGACTGGAATGTGTTACATAAAGCTCGTGATTTCTGCACACAAATGAATGTCATAAATCAAAACTGTTGCTCTTCTACGAAGGTGAGTCAAAGAGAATCCTAGAATTTGCTCCTCAAATGCGAAATATCACTCTATTGAGCTGAAAGTTGACAATTATGATAATACTAACTGTTGCCCCCGGTTAAACAGctgtttacactgaagcgccaaagaaactggtacaggcatgcatattcaaatacagacatttgtaaacagaatacggcgctgcggtcggcaacgcctacataaggtaacaagtgtctggagcagttgttagatcggttactgctgctacactggcaggttctcaacatttaagtgaatttgaaagtggtgttatagacggcgcacgagcaatgggacacagcatctcccaggtaagcaatgaattggggattttcccgtacgaccatttcacgagtgtaccgtgaatatcaggaacaggtaaaacatcaagtctccgacatcgcggcggccgcgcggagtggccgagcggttggaggcgccatgtcattgactgtgcggccactcccatcggaggttcgagtccttcctcgggcatggatgtgtgtgttgttcttagcataagttagttaaagtagtgtgtaagtctagggaccgatgacctcagcagtttggtcccttagaaattcacacacacacatcgctgccagcagaaaaagatcttgcaagaaaggaaccaacgacgactgaagagaatcgttcaacgtgacagaagtgcaacccttccgcaaattgctgcagattccaatgctgagcCTCAACAAGgttcagcgtgcgaacaattcaacgaaacatcattgatatgggttttCGGTGCCGAAGGAACACtctcgtacccttgatgactacacgacactaagctttacgcttcacctggccccgtcaacattggactgttgatgactggaaatgtgttacctgatcggacgagtcttgttgcaaattgtatcgagcggatgggcgtgtacgggcagacagacaacctcatgagtccatggaccttgcatgtcagcagggaactattcaagctggcggagactctgtaatggtgtggggtgtgtggagttggagtgatatgggacccctgatacgaaagtgacaggtgacacgtacgtaagcatcctgtctgatcacctgcatccatttatgtcccttGCGcaatacgacggacttgggcaattccagcaggacaatgcgacacccgccacgtccagaattgctacagagtggctccagaagcactcttctgagtttaaccacttccgctggacgccaaactctccaggcatgaacattattaagcatagctgagataccttgcaacgtgctgttcagaagagatctccgtcccctcgttctcttacggatttatggatagccctgcaggattcacagtgtcagttcTTTCCagaagtacttcagacattagtcgaatctttgtcacatcgtgttgcggcacttctaaaaatggttcaaatggctctgggcactacggaacttcttaggtcatcagtcccctagaacttagaactacttaaacgtaactaacctaaggacagcacacacatccattcccgaggcagggttccaacctgcgaccgtagtggtcccgcggttccagactgtagcgcctagaacggctcggccacaccggccggcgcggcacttccgcttgctcgcgggggccctacgcgttATTAGGCACTTGTATCAGTTTGTCTGGCTCTTCTGCGTATAAAGAAATGTTAATGTCGAAACTCACTGTCCACTCGTAGGCGCCATTTGCGGTCCAGAAAATCACGCGGAAAAGAGAGAAAACACCATGTTTTGAGGCGATGGGACAAGTTGGGTAAccccgcgtggtttaaggcgccttgccacagttcacgcGGCTCCTTCTGTCGGAGTTCTCTATCGGGCACGGGTGTCTGTGTTGCCCTTGGCGtaagttacagggttattacaaatgattgaagcgatttcacagctctacaataactttattatttgagatattttcacaatgctttgcacacacatacaaaaactcaaaaagtttttttaggcattcacaaatgttcgatatgtgcccctttagtgattcggcagacatcaagccgataatcaagttcctcccacactcggcgcagcatgtccccatcaatgacttcgaaagcatcgttgatgcgagatcgcagttctggcatgtttcttggtagaggaggtttaaacactgaatctttcacgtaaccccacagaaagaaatcgcatggggttaagtcgggagggcgtggaggtcatgacatgaattgctgatcatgatctccaccacgaccgatccatcggttttccaatctcctgtttaagaaatgcggaacaacatgatggaagtgcggtggagcaccatcctgttgaaagatgaagtcggcgctgtcggtctccagttgtggcatgagccaattttccagcatgtccagatacacgtgttcaaccgtttcttcgctcactgcaggccgacccgttgatttccccttacagaggcatccagaagctttaaactgcgcatacaatcgccgaatggagttagcagttggtggatctttgttgattttcgtcctgaagtgtcgtagcactgttacgactgacttatgtgagtgcatttcaagcacgacatacgctttctcggctcctgtcgccattttgtttcactgcgctgtcgagcgctctggcggcagaaatctgaagtgcggcttgagccgaacaaaactttatgagtttttctacgtatctgtagtgtgtcatgaccatacgtcaatgaatggagctacagtgaatttatgaaatcgcttcaatcacttgtaatagccctgtagtttaagttagaataagtagtgtgtaagcctagggaccgatgacctcagcagtttggtctcacaggaacttaccacaaattcccaagaCTTagtggaaaatgtgattaacactgtagaAGGCGACTGCCTTGTTAGTACCAAATAGTTGGCCCGCCAGTCCAGGGTGAGCCAGATGACCGTGGGCACGTTCTCCAAGACAACTGTTACTGGCCTACAGCATGTGCAGGCCTtactagcgacatactttcaacaTTGGGAGTAgttctgtcactggtttcttcaccaggcaaccatcctactcacagatgaggccacctttgtgcggagtggtatcttcacctttcgtaacagtcatctgtgggacagtatgcaCACCGCCCATCGTATGGTGAAAGCGAATGATCAGCATCGGTGCAGGCAGAATGTGTTAGCCGGGATAAGTGGCAACCATATTTTGGAACAGTCGTACTCCCACGACACCTAATAAgacggaactatcggcgtttcttccGGTGACTTTGACTCCCCTGCTGGAATAAATGCTATTGGTTTCTCGAAGGATCGTGTGGCtgctacacgatggtgctccagcccacttcgccgttaacggcCGGCGCATCTCGATCGCGTCTTGCCTGGTCGATGTACAGACGACAGGGACCAGTTGCACGGCCTGCTCATTTACCGGATCACAACCCGAGAGATTTCTGATTATGGGGCCGTCTCAAAGGTATCGTGTATGCGGAGCCCATTCCGgatatggagacactggagcagcttattcatgctgcctttgacactgttcggaggcAGCCTGGCCGGTGtgaacgtgatgatgatgatgatgtttggtttgtggggcgctcaactgcgtggttaacagcgcccgtacaattacccaatctttgctcagtccaatttcgtcactgtcctggatgatgatgaaatgatgaggacaacacaaacatccagtcatctcgaggcaggtgaaaatccctgaccccgccgggaatcgaacccgggaccccgtgctcgggaagcgagaacgctaccgcgagaccacgagcggcggactccggcGTGAACGTGTGAGACACAACATACTGCGGCATGTACACGCGTGCGTTGGGAATCATTTTCAACACATAatgtaactgtggttgcatggaACAGCGTGTATTCGACCGCACTCTCTGTAACAACCTATCACTGAATAAATGGCATCTATCATGGAAACCGTGCATTTATGGACATAAGGTCATTagacatttgccggccgcggtggtctagcggttcaggcgctcagtccggaaccgcgcgactgctacggtcgcaggttctaatcctgcctcgggcatggatgtgtgtaatgtccttaggttagttaggtttaagtagttctaagttctaggggactgatgaccacagatgttaagtcccatagtgctcagaaccatttgaaccatttgaatcattagaCATTTTCTGTTCGGTGGCCTCTCAtcaatcagtccctagagtttgtacacggtggaaaaaaatcatgtgaaacgtccccttagaagaatttatacacgactgtgcttaacctgacacacaatattatttagcgcaacgcaatctgactttcaaaaatccctacaaaagaatggccctgactaacattaacctatacctttcacaaatcacttacctcacaaaaatcttcgttactggaactactgcaatacagcgagcgccactactgccagctaaataaaagattcaaactactgaaggcactaactactgatagggacagttagcaaatgaaagattttaatagagaacaaacactgtatttaccttaatatcatcatatatatagcag
Proteins encoded:
- the LOC126101256 gene encoding homeobox protein DBX1-like, which translates into the protein MRGVGGVCNVKIWFQNRRMKWRNSKERELLASGGSREQTLPNKNNPHPDLSDAEADRPRLDLSPPPPPPQQQQQQQQQQPGASRPLPDEELTPPEDDDDDEEINVT